The Pontibacter korlensis sequence AGCCAGACACGCTCTACTTCAAAGCCATAAACCTTACTACCTTCAGAAGAGGAACCCTCCTCTCCTATGGTTACCTCCAGCTTTTCAACTTCCTTTAGATCCAGGTCTTCCAGTTTGCCAGCTTTAAAACTGAACGGGTGGAACCCTGGGTACGGCCTTGGCAATAGTATAAAAGAAGAAGGCGAGAAACTGCTTATCGGCACTTCAATATCCTGTAGCTCACCGTTAAGTGTAAGAGTGGCTGTATAAGCTGAGGCATCATCAGTGATCAGTGTCACCTTTGCCTGCTCCTGACTTGAACTGATGGCGCGGGCGCGGATAACCAGCTTGTCGAACTGAGGCAATTCTGAATGGCGCCCTATTAGCTTGTCGCCAACGTAAGACTGCCATCCTACTACCCCTTCTTCAGGTAGCTCCTCTGTTGCTAGGCGCAAGATTAGTTGACCTGCATTCTCGCCGGTTATGTACTGGCGCTCGTTGCTTCGCCACAAATTAGGGTAAACAAATATGTTCTGATCTTTGGTAGCGTTGAAAAGCTCTACACCACCATTTTCTGAAGCCACAAAGGTCTGCCAGGTTTCATTCTGGGTGTAATCCCAGGCCCATGGATTTCCCTTATGCCCACCAGGGAATGAAACAAAGTCATTTTGTGTCTTTTCCACTACAATTTTATACTTGATCAAACCCGGTGTCAGGAGATCAGCAGGTAGCTCGGCCTGGTAAACATACGGGCGCACTTGTTGCATCTGGACAGTCTTCCAAACACCTGATAGGTTGTTTGCAACCAGGCTCACCTTGGCCGCAGCGTCTACTCCCACAATGGTCGCCTCTACATTGTAAGGCTTTCCTGCAGTTACCTCTGCTAAGGGGTTATGCAACAGATCCACCTGCGTATAGTTTGGCTTTGGCGCCACAAACTCCTGCAGCTTTATAGAGCCCAAGGCAGTTGTTTTAACATTCTTTGCGTTTTGCCCGCTCTTGGAGAGCAGGTAAACTCCTGGCTGCACCTGGAAACTTCCTTTTGAAGCACTGGCAGTATACGTGTTTCCGTTATTCAGGCCTTGTACACTAAACGCCGCCCCCAGATCCGGCAGGTTGATTTCCATCGGGTGCTCCTGCCACTGAATGCGTGTCACCACCTTGTTTGGCGAGGCTTTGGCAAAAGGATCACGCACATGTATAGCATCAGGCATTACCTCCAGGCGCCATACTCCATTTTCCAGTTTATCTATAAAATAAGCTCCGGTGCCGCTGTACTTCACTACAGCAGAGTTACCTACACCAGCCAATTTGGTAAGCTTAGAGAGGTTAGCTGGCTTGGTGCTTGTGGTATTGGAGTAGTAAAACTTGTCCTGAGAGTTCATTTCACTTAACCCTTGCTGGTGGCTTAGCCTGAATACGTCAAAAACTGTATCAGCCGGAAAGGTGCCATAGCTTTTCAGCAATGGTACCCGATGAAACACCTCCGACGCAATCATAAGGCTAACGGCTTTAGATGGTGTGTAAGCAAGGTTCAGGTAATGGGTCTGGTACTCTGTGTTGCCATAAGCTGTAGCCAGCGGGTCGTAGGCAAACTGAGTAGCCCACTGAAAGCCTGCACCTCTAAAGCTTCTGGCCATTGCTGGGTACATGTAAGGCTCCAGTATGTCACCGGCATCAAACTCATACACCATGCGTGCTTTGCCAGCGAACTGTGGTATTGTGTCGAACGGAATTCTATACTTGTCTACGTGAGGCAGGTAATTGCCCTGCAGGGTGCGGTTAGCCACCAGGCCAGTAGGGTACCACTGAAAGCTTACCCCATCAATGTTTGCCTTCGCAACAGCATCAGCATAAGTAGGAGACTCGCTGATGTTATAGAAGATCGGCTTTGTCCAGCCTGTACCGCGTACGGCTTTTACCATACGGTTCACATACTCAGTAGCCCGGGCTTTTGGCCCGCTGTGCTTTGGCTCATTGTTGATCTCTGCCGCAATAATATCAGGGTCATCCTGATAAGTCGTCTTGGTGTAAGGGTTAACGTGCTGGAAGAACTGCTGCAGGTATCGCTCCTGAGCTAAAAATGCTTTCTCTTCCGTTACCGCCTGCTGCTTGTTATAGATGCTTGAGAACCCGGCAGTCTTCACGTCCGGCTCCGGGTAACCAGATCCCCAGTAGGCGATTGGCGTAACCAGTATTTTGATGTTTCTTTCCTTAAGCTTCGCTACCAAGTAGTCAAACAGCCTGAGGTGCTCGTTCTCCAGCAGGTTTCCTACTGAATCCGAGATCTCAGTATCCCATACGTGCACCCTGAAGGCATCTATACCCATTCGGGCAAAATGGTACACGTCCTGATCTATTGCTTTCTCTAGGTCTGCCCCCAAGGCTTTATGAGAGCGGTAACCATAGGCAAAAGGCACAGTGTAGTTTACGCCAAAGAAGTTAGCTTCTTTGTTACCTTTCTGCCAGCGCATGACACCCTTTTTATCTATATATACACCGCTATATACACCGCTTTTACCTTGCGCAAGCAGCGTGGTGTTTGCCAGGCACAGCAAGGCACCTAGCAGCATTAGCTTTTGGGTAAATCTTGTAATATGCTTCATCATTGATCTTTCTTATAAGCCATTATTGCTATGGGCGCGCAAAGCTGCTACAAAACATTCTTAAATTGAAATAAAACCGCAATGTTTCTGATCTACTCTCACCTTGGACTACTTCTCCATCTTTACCAGTTTCTCCACATAACGCTGATCTCCAGCAACTACCTGCAAGTAGTATAAGCCGTTGGCCATCCCTTGTAAAGGCAACTGGTGCTGCAAAACTTCCTGCGCTTTGGTTAAAGAAATGCGTTTTACA is a genomic window containing:
- a CDS encoding cellulase family glycosylhydrolase; this encodes MMKHITRFTQKLMLLGALLCLANTTLLAQGKSGVYSGVYIDKKGVMRWQKGNKEANFFGVNYTVPFAYGYRSHKALGADLEKAIDQDVYHFARMGIDAFRVHVWDTEISDSVGNLLENEHLRLFDYLVAKLKERNIKILVTPIAYWGSGYPEPDVKTAGFSSIYNKQQAVTEEKAFLAQERYLQQFFQHVNPYTKTTYQDDPDIIAAEINNEPKHSGPKARATEYVNRMVKAVRGTGWTKPIFYNISESPTYADAVAKANIDGVSFQWYPTGLVANRTLQGNYLPHVDKYRIPFDTIPQFAGKARMVYEFDAGDILEPYMYPAMARSFRGAGFQWATQFAYDPLATAYGNTEYQTHYLNLAYTPSKAVSLMIASEVFHRVPLLKSYGTFPADTVFDVFRLSHQQGLSEMNSQDKFYYSNTTSTKPANLSKLTKLAGVGNSAVVKYSGTGAYFIDKLENGVWRLEVMPDAIHVRDPFAKASPNKVVTRIQWQEHPMEINLPDLGAAFSVQGLNNGNTYTASASKGSFQVQPGVYLLSKSGQNAKNVKTTALGSIKLQEFVAPKPNYTQVDLLHNPLAEVTAGKPYNVEATIVGVDAAAKVSLVANNLSGVWKTVQMQQVRPYVYQAELPADLLTPGLIKYKIVVEKTQNDFVSFPGGHKGNPWAWDYTQNETWQTFVASENGGVELFNATKDQNIFVYPNLWRSNERQYITGENAGQLILRLATEELPEEGVVGWQSYVGDKLIGRHSELPQFDKLVIRARAISSSQEQAKVTLITDDASAYTATLTLNGELQDIEVPISSFSPSSFILLPRPYPGFHPFSFKAGKLEDLDLKEVEKLEVTIGEEGSSSEGSKVYGFEVERVWLEKSK